A DNA window from Benincasa hispida cultivar B227 unplaced genomic scaffold, ASM972705v1 Contig731, whole genome shotgun sequence contains the following coding sequences:
- the LOC120069985 gene encoding uncharacterized mitochondrial protein AtMg00810-like — MKTLDVQFALKDLGKLHYILGIQVYYTESGLLMNQSKYMDDLLHKLHMTDVKPMPSSSAVKRVLWYVNGTKHFGIYFQPSPTLTVSAYSDADWASNLDDRKSVAAYCTFVGNNIVS; from the exons ATGAAAACTCTTGATGTTCAATTTGCACTTAAGGATCTGGGGAAACTCCACTACATCCTAGGCATACAAGTTTACTACACAGAGTCTGGTCTACTAATGAACCAATCCAAATATATGGATGACTTACTGCACAAGTTGCACATGACAGATGTGAAACCAATGCCATCATCCAGT GCAGTTAAGCGAGTACTTTGGTATGTCAACGGCACCAAACACTTTGGCATTTACTTCCAACCAAGCCCGACCTTAACCGTCTCTGCCTACTCAGATGCTGATTGGGCCTCCAACCTCGATGACAGAAAATCGGTTGCTGCCTACTGCACATTTGTTGGAAACAATATTGTCTCATGA